The Siniperca chuatsi isolate FFG_IHB_CAS linkage group LG2, ASM2008510v1, whole genome shotgun sequence genome window below encodes:
- the ccdc120b gene encoding coiled-coil domain-containing protein 120 isoform X4, producing MEVKGHLITSMGLGAPDVQGCQDSKLQAERIAALQERKQALEALLNTRVGELKQVCLQEAELTGKLPRAFPLETGEKPPLVQRRVGLTPNTKGEDEAAQRKQMKDIFTGALYRHSESGQNVPNSKRTVHRGCHTEDTVMSESTSSMSDSTSHDNESSPSVAADQRSLSQPRLTVGSPDHRISRKLSPVEIYYEMRTRRNSVTSSVSPTHSLPRSASNVEGRSVPATPLLARTAPISVHVRSDASGGNGLKQWSGSLDVPYMIPLAQEGSSSDRRSCPYSSRARRSNSSEALLDRSSLPDDPAPRNGMPPRGGPYKSSETLTDGKLRHIHLGSPERHVDGSVEQAKMRLSMGSRGAGGGYNELLMDYIWGKQQRMQVQHHLYQSTGRIWQDMSSPRSSTAAVPHANGFSHSQVHLPSAAPPYSPMVLRGSQAELRRVKVTRTKSCGPFIPLQQHPQDAILLSAYESPLPASGTTTSSIPNLHPYQTELSGPSFSRRPPQFSLPTPEDSTRSLHKALALEGLRDWYLRNALGYPPAASKGHEAGISRLSHPHPLVHQAQSVQGEQANLHRSQIPQSASFHGHPLHGRSMEFSLYQDTPHPQMQEVTPKEPSADPGTLV from the exons ATGGAGGTCAAAGGACATCTGATCACATCCATGGGTTTGGGGGCTCCTG ATGTTCAAGGCTGCCAGGACAGCAAGCTGCAGGCTGAGAGGATTGCAGCTTTACAAGAGAGGAAGCAGGCCCTGGAGGCTCTCCTCAACACCAGAGTGGGAGAGCTCAAACAAGTCTGTTTGCAGGAAGCA GAGCTGACTGGGAAGTTGCCACGTGCTTTCCCCCTGGAGACGGGAGAGAAACCCCCACTGGTGCAGCGCAGAGTTGGCCTGACGCCCAACACCAAGGGAGAG GATGAGGCTGCCCAAAGAAAGCAGATGAAAGACATCTTCACTGGTGCTCTGTACAGACACTCAGAATCCGGCCAAAATGTCCCAAATAGCAAGAGGACGGTTCATCGGGGGTGTCACACAG AGGACACTGTCATGTCAGAGAGTACAAGCTCCATGTCAGATTCAACATCCCATGACAATG AGTCTTCTCCCAGTGTGGCTGCTGACCAGCGCTCTCTGTCTCAGCCCCGGCTCACTGTGGGCAGCCCTGACCACAGGATCAGCAGGAAGTTGTCTCCAGTTGAGATTTACTATGAGATGAGGACACGCCGCAACTCTGTCACAAGCTCTGTTAG CCCAACTCACTCTTTACCAAGAAGTGCATCTAACGTCGAGGGTAGAAGTGTTCCCGCTACTCCTCTCTTGGCCCGAACAGCTCCAATCAGCGTTCACGTCAG GTCGGATGCATCAGGTGGTAATGGGTTGAAGCAATGGTCTGGCAGCCTGGATGTGCCCTATATGATTCCACTGGCCCAGGAGGGCTCTTCTTCTGACCGCCGAAGCTGCCCTTACAGCTCCCGGGCCAGGCGCAGTAACAGCTCAGAGGCCCTGCTGGATAGATCGAGCCTCCCTGATGATCCTGCTCCCAGAAACGGGATGCCTCCCAGAGGAGGGCCCTACAAGAGCTCAGAGACACTAACTGATGGCAAGCTGCGACACATTCACCTGGGCAGCCCTGAGAGACATGTCGATGGCTCTGTGGAACAGGCCAAAATGCGTCTGTCCATGGGCAGCAGAGGGGCTGGTGGAGGCTACAATGAGCTACTGATGGACTATATCTGGGGGAAACAGCAGAGGATGCAAGTGCAGCACCACCTGTACCAGTCCACAGGCAGGATCTGGCAGGACAtgtcctctcctcgctcctccaCTGCGGCGGTGCCGCATGCCAATGGCTTTTCCCATTCCCAGGTGCACCTACCCAGCGCTGCACCTCCTTACAGCCCCATGGTCCTCCGAGGGTCCCAAGCTGAGCTGCGCAGGGTCAAAGTCACCAGAACCAAATCTTGTGGACCCTTTATTCCTTTGCAGCAACATCCCCAGGATGCCATCCTGCTGTCAGCGTACGAGTCTCCCCTTCCTGCCTCTGGCACCACCACATCCTCCATCCCCAACCTGCACCCCTACCAGACCGAACTGTCTGGCCCCTCCTTCAGCCGCAGACCCCCACAGTTCTCTCTCCCGACCCCAGAGGACTCAACGCGAAGCTTGCATAAAGCCCTGGCTCTGGAGGGATTGAGGGACTGGTACCTGAGGAACGCCCTTGGCTATCCTCCTGCTGCCTCAAAGGGCCACGAGGCAGGGATCTCCCGCCTCTCACACCCCCACCCGCTGGTGCACCAGGCCCAGTCTGTTCAAGGTGAACAAGCTAACCTCCACAGGTCTCAGATACCCCAGTCAGCCAGCTTCCACGGTCACCCGCTGCATGGAAG GTCGATGGAGTTCTCTCTCTATCAGGACACTCCCCATCCACAGATGCAAGAGGTGACCCCAAAGGAACCCAGTGCAGACCCAGGCACCCTAGTCTGA
- the ccdc120b gene encoding coiled-coil domain-containing protein 120 isoform X3: protein MEVKGHLITSMGLGAPDVQGCQDSKLQAERIAALQERKQALEALLNTRVGELKQVCLQEAELTGKLPRAFPLETGEKPPLVQRRVGLTPNTKGEDEAAQRKQMKDIFTGALYRHSESGQNVPNSKRTVHRGCHTEDTVMSESTSSMSDSTSHDNVPPFIRTVTCSPSSRQLCDAAGPRGDKICCKMGLKMQESSPSVAADQRSLSQPRLTVGSPDHRISRKLSPVEIYYEMRTRRNSVTSSVSPTHSLPRSASNVEGRSVPATPLLARTAPISVHVRSDASGGNGLKQWSGSLDVPYMIPLAQEGSSSDRRSCPYSSRARRSNSSEALLDRSSLPDDPAPRNGMPPRGGPYKSSETLTDGKLRHIHLGSPERHVDGSVEQAKMRLSMGSRGAGGGYNELLMDYIWGKQQRMQVQHHLYQSTGRIWQDMSSPRSSTAAVPHANGFSHSQVHLPSAAPPYSPMVLRGSQAELRRVKVTRTKSCGPFIPLQQHPQDAILLSAYESPLPASGTTTSSIPNLHPYQTELSGPSFSRRPPQFSLPTPEDSTRSLHKALALEGLRDWYLRNALGYPPAASKGHEAGISRLSHPHPLVHQAQSVQGEQANLHRSQIPQSASFHGHPLHGRSMEFSLYQDTPHPQMQEVTPKEPSADPGTLV from the exons ATGGAGGTCAAAGGACATCTGATCACATCCATGGGTTTGGGGGCTCCTG ATGTTCAAGGCTGCCAGGACAGCAAGCTGCAGGCTGAGAGGATTGCAGCTTTACAAGAGAGGAAGCAGGCCCTGGAGGCTCTCCTCAACACCAGAGTGGGAGAGCTCAAACAAGTCTGTTTGCAGGAAGCA GAGCTGACTGGGAAGTTGCCACGTGCTTTCCCCCTGGAGACGGGAGAGAAACCCCCACTGGTGCAGCGCAGAGTTGGCCTGACGCCCAACACCAAGGGAGAG GATGAGGCTGCCCAAAGAAAGCAGATGAAAGACATCTTCACTGGTGCTCTGTACAGACACTCAGAATCCGGCCAAAATGTCCCAAATAGCAAGAGGACGGTTCATCGGGGGTGTCACACAG AGGACACTGTCATGTCAGAGAGTACAAGCTCCATGTCAGATTCAACATCCCATGACAATG TGCCTCCTTTCATACGTACCGTGACGTGTTCACCGTCATCACGTCAACTCTGCGACGCTGCCGGGCCGCGAGGGGATAAAATCTGCTGTAAGATGGGACTTAAGATGCAGG AGTCTTCTCCCAGTGTGGCTGCTGACCAGCGCTCTCTGTCTCAGCCCCGGCTCACTGTGGGCAGCCCTGACCACAGGATCAGCAGGAAGTTGTCTCCAGTTGAGATTTACTATGAGATGAGGACACGCCGCAACTCTGTCACAAGCTCTGTTAG CCCAACTCACTCTTTACCAAGAAGTGCATCTAACGTCGAGGGTAGAAGTGTTCCCGCTACTCCTCTCTTGGCCCGAACAGCTCCAATCAGCGTTCACGTCAG GTCGGATGCATCAGGTGGTAATGGGTTGAAGCAATGGTCTGGCAGCCTGGATGTGCCCTATATGATTCCACTGGCCCAGGAGGGCTCTTCTTCTGACCGCCGAAGCTGCCCTTACAGCTCCCGGGCCAGGCGCAGTAACAGCTCAGAGGCCCTGCTGGATAGATCGAGCCTCCCTGATGATCCTGCTCCCAGAAACGGGATGCCTCCCAGAGGAGGGCCCTACAAGAGCTCAGAGACACTAACTGATGGCAAGCTGCGACACATTCACCTGGGCAGCCCTGAGAGACATGTCGATGGCTCTGTGGAACAGGCCAAAATGCGTCTGTCCATGGGCAGCAGAGGGGCTGGTGGAGGCTACAATGAGCTACTGATGGACTATATCTGGGGGAAACAGCAGAGGATGCAAGTGCAGCACCACCTGTACCAGTCCACAGGCAGGATCTGGCAGGACAtgtcctctcctcgctcctccaCTGCGGCGGTGCCGCATGCCAATGGCTTTTCCCATTCCCAGGTGCACCTACCCAGCGCTGCACCTCCTTACAGCCCCATGGTCCTCCGAGGGTCCCAAGCTGAGCTGCGCAGGGTCAAAGTCACCAGAACCAAATCTTGTGGACCCTTTATTCCTTTGCAGCAACATCCCCAGGATGCCATCCTGCTGTCAGCGTACGAGTCTCCCCTTCCTGCCTCTGGCACCACCACATCCTCCATCCCCAACCTGCACCCCTACCAGACCGAACTGTCTGGCCCCTCCTTCAGCCGCAGACCCCCACAGTTCTCTCTCCCGACCCCAGAGGACTCAACGCGAAGCTTGCATAAAGCCCTGGCTCTGGAGGGATTGAGGGACTGGTACCTGAGGAACGCCCTTGGCTATCCTCCTGCTGCCTCAAAGGGCCACGAGGCAGGGATCTCCCGCCTCTCACACCCCCACCCGCTGGTGCACCAGGCCCAGTCTGTTCAAGGTGAACAAGCTAACCTCCACAGGTCTCAGATACCCCAGTCAGCCAGCTTCCACGGTCACCCGCTGCATGGAAG GTCGATGGAGTTCTCTCTCTATCAGGACACTCCCCATCCACAGATGCAAGAGGTGACCCCAAAGGAACCCAGTGCAGACCCAGGCACCCTAGTCTGA
- the ccdc120b gene encoding coiled-coil domain-containing protein 120 isoform X1, translated as MEVKGHLITSMGLGAPDVQGCQDSKLQAERIAALQERKQALEALLNTRVGELKQVCLQEAELTGKLPRAFPLETGEKPPLVQRRVGLTPNTKGEDEAAQRKQMKDIFTGALYRHSESGQNVPNSKRTVHRGCHTEDTVMSESTSSMSDSTSHDNVPPFIRTVTCSPSSRQLCDAAGPRGDKICCKMGLKMQESSPSVAADQRSLSQPRLTVGSPDHRISRKLSPVEIYYEMRTRRNSVTSSVSPTHSLPRSASNVEGRSVPATPLLARTAPISVHVRSDASGGNGLKQWSGSLDVPYMIPLAQEGSSSDRRSCPYSSRARRSNSSEALLDRSSLPDDPAPRNGMPPRGGPYKSSETLTDGKLRHIHLGSPERHVDGSVEQAKMRLSMGSRGAGGGYNELLMDYIWGKQQRMQVQHHLYQSTGRIWQDMSSPRSSTAAVPHANGFSHSQVHLPSAAPPYSPMVLRGSQAELRRVKVTRTKSCGPFIPLQQHPQDAILLSAYESPLPASGTTTSSIPNLHPYQTELSGPSFSRRPPQFSLPTPEDSTRSLHKALALEGLRDWYLRNALGYPPAASKGHEAGISRLSHPHPLVHQAQSVQGEQANLHRSQIPQSASFHGHPLHGSIICSCVPPANIQALGRLLIKNTQVFSLIGFLELPKVARERQQSKLCYILTMIHTFYFMKMYSHCGFTVHSLPRVCGVLH; from the exons ATGGAGGTCAAAGGACATCTGATCACATCCATGGGTTTGGGGGCTCCTG ATGTTCAAGGCTGCCAGGACAGCAAGCTGCAGGCTGAGAGGATTGCAGCTTTACAAGAGAGGAAGCAGGCCCTGGAGGCTCTCCTCAACACCAGAGTGGGAGAGCTCAAACAAGTCTGTTTGCAGGAAGCA GAGCTGACTGGGAAGTTGCCACGTGCTTTCCCCCTGGAGACGGGAGAGAAACCCCCACTGGTGCAGCGCAGAGTTGGCCTGACGCCCAACACCAAGGGAGAG GATGAGGCTGCCCAAAGAAAGCAGATGAAAGACATCTTCACTGGTGCTCTGTACAGACACTCAGAATCCGGCCAAAATGTCCCAAATAGCAAGAGGACGGTTCATCGGGGGTGTCACACAG AGGACACTGTCATGTCAGAGAGTACAAGCTCCATGTCAGATTCAACATCCCATGACAATG TGCCTCCTTTCATACGTACCGTGACGTGTTCACCGTCATCACGTCAACTCTGCGACGCTGCCGGGCCGCGAGGGGATAAAATCTGCTGTAAGATGGGACTTAAGATGCAGG AGTCTTCTCCCAGTGTGGCTGCTGACCAGCGCTCTCTGTCTCAGCCCCGGCTCACTGTGGGCAGCCCTGACCACAGGATCAGCAGGAAGTTGTCTCCAGTTGAGATTTACTATGAGATGAGGACACGCCGCAACTCTGTCACAAGCTCTGTTAG CCCAACTCACTCTTTACCAAGAAGTGCATCTAACGTCGAGGGTAGAAGTGTTCCCGCTACTCCTCTCTTGGCCCGAACAGCTCCAATCAGCGTTCACGTCAG GTCGGATGCATCAGGTGGTAATGGGTTGAAGCAATGGTCTGGCAGCCTGGATGTGCCCTATATGATTCCACTGGCCCAGGAGGGCTCTTCTTCTGACCGCCGAAGCTGCCCTTACAGCTCCCGGGCCAGGCGCAGTAACAGCTCAGAGGCCCTGCTGGATAGATCGAGCCTCCCTGATGATCCTGCTCCCAGAAACGGGATGCCTCCCAGAGGAGGGCCCTACAAGAGCTCAGAGACACTAACTGATGGCAAGCTGCGACACATTCACCTGGGCAGCCCTGAGAGACATGTCGATGGCTCTGTGGAACAGGCCAAAATGCGTCTGTCCATGGGCAGCAGAGGGGCTGGTGGAGGCTACAATGAGCTACTGATGGACTATATCTGGGGGAAACAGCAGAGGATGCAAGTGCAGCACCACCTGTACCAGTCCACAGGCAGGATCTGGCAGGACAtgtcctctcctcgctcctccaCTGCGGCGGTGCCGCATGCCAATGGCTTTTCCCATTCCCAGGTGCACCTACCCAGCGCTGCACCTCCTTACAGCCCCATGGTCCTCCGAGGGTCCCAAGCTGAGCTGCGCAGGGTCAAAGTCACCAGAACCAAATCTTGTGGACCCTTTATTCCTTTGCAGCAACATCCCCAGGATGCCATCCTGCTGTCAGCGTACGAGTCTCCCCTTCCTGCCTCTGGCACCACCACATCCTCCATCCCCAACCTGCACCCCTACCAGACCGAACTGTCTGGCCCCTCCTTCAGCCGCAGACCCCCACAGTTCTCTCTCCCGACCCCAGAGGACTCAACGCGAAGCTTGCATAAAGCCCTGGCTCTGGAGGGATTGAGGGACTGGTACCTGAGGAACGCCCTTGGCTATCCTCCTGCTGCCTCAAAGGGCCACGAGGCAGGGATCTCCCGCCTCTCACACCCCCACCCGCTGGTGCACCAGGCCCAGTCTGTTCAAGGTGAACAAGCTAACCTCCACAGGTCTCAGATACCCCAGTCAGCCAGCTTCCACGGTCACCCGCTGCATGGAAG CATTATCTGCAGCTGTGTGCCGCCCGCCAACATCCAGGCACTCGGACGTCTCCTGATCAAAAACACTCAAGTTTTCTCACTCATAGGCTTCCTTGAATTGCCTAAAGTGGCCCGTGAGAGACAGCAGTCCAAGCTCTGTTATATTCTGACCATGATtcatactttttatttcatgaagATGTATTCTCACTGTGGTTTTACCGTCCACTCTCTGCCTCGTGTTTGTGGAGTGCTGCATTGA
- the ccdc120b gene encoding coiled-coil domain-containing protein 120 isoform X2, whose translation MEVKGHLITSMGLGAPDVQGCQDSKLQAERIAALQERKQALEALLNTRVGELKQVCLQEAELTGKLPRAFPLETGEKPPLVQRRVGLTPNTKGEDEAAQRKQMKDIFTGALYRHSESGQNVPNSKRTVHRGCHTEDTVMSESTSSMSDSTSHDNESSPSVAADQRSLSQPRLTVGSPDHRISRKLSPVEIYYEMRTRRNSVTSSVSPTHSLPRSASNVEGRSVPATPLLARTAPISVHVRSDASGGNGLKQWSGSLDVPYMIPLAQEGSSSDRRSCPYSSRARRSNSSEALLDRSSLPDDPAPRNGMPPRGGPYKSSETLTDGKLRHIHLGSPERHVDGSVEQAKMRLSMGSRGAGGGYNELLMDYIWGKQQRMQVQHHLYQSTGRIWQDMSSPRSSTAAVPHANGFSHSQVHLPSAAPPYSPMVLRGSQAELRRVKVTRTKSCGPFIPLQQHPQDAILLSAYESPLPASGTTTSSIPNLHPYQTELSGPSFSRRPPQFSLPTPEDSTRSLHKALALEGLRDWYLRNALGYPPAASKGHEAGISRLSHPHPLVHQAQSVQGEQANLHRSQIPQSASFHGHPLHGSIICSCVPPANIQALGRLLIKNTQVFSLIGFLELPKVARERQQSKLCYILTMIHTFYFMKMYSHCGFTVHSLPRVCGVLH comes from the exons ATGGAGGTCAAAGGACATCTGATCACATCCATGGGTTTGGGGGCTCCTG ATGTTCAAGGCTGCCAGGACAGCAAGCTGCAGGCTGAGAGGATTGCAGCTTTACAAGAGAGGAAGCAGGCCCTGGAGGCTCTCCTCAACACCAGAGTGGGAGAGCTCAAACAAGTCTGTTTGCAGGAAGCA GAGCTGACTGGGAAGTTGCCACGTGCTTTCCCCCTGGAGACGGGAGAGAAACCCCCACTGGTGCAGCGCAGAGTTGGCCTGACGCCCAACACCAAGGGAGAG GATGAGGCTGCCCAAAGAAAGCAGATGAAAGACATCTTCACTGGTGCTCTGTACAGACACTCAGAATCCGGCCAAAATGTCCCAAATAGCAAGAGGACGGTTCATCGGGGGTGTCACACAG AGGACACTGTCATGTCAGAGAGTACAAGCTCCATGTCAGATTCAACATCCCATGACAATG AGTCTTCTCCCAGTGTGGCTGCTGACCAGCGCTCTCTGTCTCAGCCCCGGCTCACTGTGGGCAGCCCTGACCACAGGATCAGCAGGAAGTTGTCTCCAGTTGAGATTTACTATGAGATGAGGACACGCCGCAACTCTGTCACAAGCTCTGTTAG CCCAACTCACTCTTTACCAAGAAGTGCATCTAACGTCGAGGGTAGAAGTGTTCCCGCTACTCCTCTCTTGGCCCGAACAGCTCCAATCAGCGTTCACGTCAG GTCGGATGCATCAGGTGGTAATGGGTTGAAGCAATGGTCTGGCAGCCTGGATGTGCCCTATATGATTCCACTGGCCCAGGAGGGCTCTTCTTCTGACCGCCGAAGCTGCCCTTACAGCTCCCGGGCCAGGCGCAGTAACAGCTCAGAGGCCCTGCTGGATAGATCGAGCCTCCCTGATGATCCTGCTCCCAGAAACGGGATGCCTCCCAGAGGAGGGCCCTACAAGAGCTCAGAGACACTAACTGATGGCAAGCTGCGACACATTCACCTGGGCAGCCCTGAGAGACATGTCGATGGCTCTGTGGAACAGGCCAAAATGCGTCTGTCCATGGGCAGCAGAGGGGCTGGTGGAGGCTACAATGAGCTACTGATGGACTATATCTGGGGGAAACAGCAGAGGATGCAAGTGCAGCACCACCTGTACCAGTCCACAGGCAGGATCTGGCAGGACAtgtcctctcctcgctcctccaCTGCGGCGGTGCCGCATGCCAATGGCTTTTCCCATTCCCAGGTGCACCTACCCAGCGCTGCACCTCCTTACAGCCCCATGGTCCTCCGAGGGTCCCAAGCTGAGCTGCGCAGGGTCAAAGTCACCAGAACCAAATCTTGTGGACCCTTTATTCCTTTGCAGCAACATCCCCAGGATGCCATCCTGCTGTCAGCGTACGAGTCTCCCCTTCCTGCCTCTGGCACCACCACATCCTCCATCCCCAACCTGCACCCCTACCAGACCGAACTGTCTGGCCCCTCCTTCAGCCGCAGACCCCCACAGTTCTCTCTCCCGACCCCAGAGGACTCAACGCGAAGCTTGCATAAAGCCCTGGCTCTGGAGGGATTGAGGGACTGGTACCTGAGGAACGCCCTTGGCTATCCTCCTGCTGCCTCAAAGGGCCACGAGGCAGGGATCTCCCGCCTCTCACACCCCCACCCGCTGGTGCACCAGGCCCAGTCTGTTCAAGGTGAACAAGCTAACCTCCACAGGTCTCAGATACCCCAGTCAGCCAGCTTCCACGGTCACCCGCTGCATGGAAG CATTATCTGCAGCTGTGTGCCGCCCGCCAACATCCAGGCACTCGGACGTCTCCTGATCAAAAACACTCAAGTTTTCTCACTCATAGGCTTCCTTGAATTGCCTAAAGTGGCCCGTGAGAGACAGCAGTCCAAGCTCTGTTATATTCTGACCATGATtcatactttttatttcatgaagATGTATTCTCACTGTGGTTTTACCGTCCACTCTCTGCCTCGTGTTTGTGGAGTGCTGCATTGA